From the genome of Flavobacterium ovatum, one region includes:
- a CDS encoding LysM peptidoglycan-binding domain-containing protein — protein MKYFFACILSFFLVVQSSFSQGKTITHKVAADETIIQIAQKYQVTPYDIYQLNPDAQRGLKPNTVLLIPNKAGYKPAVVPAVKPTVVSAAVPDKIILKTTSHEVMPKETMYGICKKYNLTEEELIKSNPFLETDGVQIGQVLLIPTKNTAKAVEKSVVVLVPEKTLYHEVLPKETKYSIAKQYDLTIEELEKCNPEIISNFPIGFKLLIKGNRPKEVTPIETVGFKKESSIPSPLNSIPLMEYTSYEVKPQETLYSLSKKFDLTQEELIALNPIMKTGVSIGMLLKVPANIISNFQEKKEFGSLSKIIAEGRRKRLVMLLPFNIPNVEGDTVNSTMERLKKDKFLNMTLEFYSGALMAIDSAKVLGLPIDIEIYDSQENKYGSNVASLIQRKKLDSANAIVGPFYQSNAEVVAKLLTETNTPVISPLSKDVGNPFRNLYQTIPSTDAVKNTMFDFMRANGGNIMAVVDRKKISIIKYIKENQKGVSFVAFTDRGSVSVESFKSLLVKGKMNYVVMETANTWMIKTTIAMMLGVKNEYEVQLVILEPNDTLDFEEIKFDNLVKLKLMYPSVTRESVSPEAMVFDKNYKKINNIYPGTYATRGFDVTFDTMMRLVQDVKFEETVNSIATKQIDNQFEYYRKSDGGYTNKGVFILYYDSDLTIKEAK, from the coding sequence ATGAAGTACTTTTTTGCCTGTATTCTTAGCTTTTTTTTAGTTGTACAATCTAGTTTTTCTCAAGGGAAAACCATCACACATAAAGTTGCGGCAGATGAAACTATTATTCAGATTGCTCAAAAATACCAAGTAACGCCCTATGATATTTACCAACTCAATCCAGACGCTCAAAGAGGATTGAAGCCAAATACGGTTTTGTTGATTCCAAATAAAGCAGGATACAAACCTGCTGTTGTGCCAGCTGTAAAACCTACTGTTGTATCTGCAGCTGTGCCTGATAAAATTATTTTGAAAACGACTTCCCACGAGGTGATGCCAAAGGAAACGATGTATGGTATTTGTAAAAAGTACAATCTTACAGAAGAGGAACTTATAAAATCTAATCCCTTTTTAGAAACTGACGGTGTACAAATTGGACAAGTTTTACTTATTCCAACTAAAAATACGGCTAAAGCAGTTGAGAAATCAGTAGTAGTCCTTGTTCCTGAAAAGACATTATATCATGAAGTCCTTCCTAAAGAAACGAAATATTCGATTGCGAAACAATACGATTTAACGATTGAAGAATTGGAAAAATGTAATCCAGAGATAATTTCAAATTTCCCTATTGGATTTAAATTATTGATAAAAGGAAACCGACCAAAGGAAGTAACTCCTATAGAAACGGTAGGGTTTAAAAAAGAGAGTAGTATACCAAGTCCGTTGAATTCAATACCTCTGATGGAATATACAAGTTATGAGGTGAAGCCTCAAGAAACTTTATATAGTTTGTCTAAGAAGTTTGATTTGACGCAAGAGGAGTTAATTGCGCTTAATCCTATTATGAAAACAGGTGTTTCTATTGGGATGCTTTTGAAAGTTCCTGCGAATATCATTTCCAATTTTCAAGAGAAAAAAGAATTTGGTTCCTTGTCTAAAATCATTGCTGAAGGGAGGCGTAAGCGATTGGTGATGTTATTGCCTTTTAATATTCCGAATGTAGAAGGAGATACCGTTAATTCGACAATGGAAAGATTGAAGAAAGATAAGTTTTTGAATATGACTTTAGAGTTTTATTCTGGAGCGTTGATGGCAATTGATTCGGCTAAAGTGTTAGGCTTGCCAATTGATATTGAGATTTATGATTCACAAGAAAATAAATATGGTTCTAATGTGGCTTCGCTTATTCAGCGTAAGAAGCTGGACAGTGCTAATGCTATTGTTGGGCCATTCTACCAAAGTAATGCTGAGGTGGTGGCAAAATTATTAACAGAAACCAATACGCCAGTTATTTCTCCATTGTCTAAAGATGTAGGGAATCCGTTTCGTAATTTATACCAAACCATTCCTTCGACTGATGCGGTAAAAAATACCATGTTTGATTTTATGCGTGCCAATGGAGGGAATATCATGGCAGTAGTAGATAGAAAGAAAATATCTATTATTAAATATATCAAGGAGAACCAAAAAGGAGTTTCTTTTGTAGCTTTTACAGATCGAGGAAGCGTTTCCGTTGAAAGTTTTAAAAGTCTTTTGGTAAAAGGGAAGATGAATTATGTGGTGATGGAAACCGCTAATACTTGGATGATAAAAACGACCATAGCTATGATGTTAGGGGTAAAGAATGAATACGAAGTGCAATTAGTGATTTTGGAGCCTAATGATACCTTAGATTTTGAAGAAATAAAGTTTGATAATTTGGTCAAATTAAAACTGATGTACCCATCAGTTACTCGTGAAAGTGTAAGTCCTGAAGCTATGGTTTTTGATAAAAATTATAAAAAAATTAATAATATTTATCCAGGAACCTATGCTACTCGTGGTTTTGATGTGACTTTTGATACCATGATGCGATTGGTTCAGGATGTGAAATTTGAAGAAACGGTTAATTCAATAGCGACCAAGCAAATCGATAATCAGTTTGAATATTACCGTAAATCAGATGGTGGATATACCAATAAAGGCGTGTTTATCCTGTATTACGATTCAGATTTAACTATTAAAGAAGCAAAATAA
- a CDS encoding OsmC family protein, producing the protein MTSKVTYLGDLRTSSIHLQSGTEIISDAPIDNNGKGEAFSPTDTVANALASCMFTIMGIKARDMQVDLASSTASVTKVMKAAPRMIAAIEIEFDMNVMVDDKTKTILERAAMTCPVFLSLHSDIEKKISFNWG; encoded by the coding sequence ATGACCTCAAAAGTAACTTATTTAGGAGATTTAAGAACATCGTCTATTCACTTACAATCAGGAACTGAAATTATTTCTGATGCGCCAATAGATAATAACGGAAAAGGAGAAGCGTTTTCACCAACAGATACTGTGGCCAATGCTTTAGCAAGTTGTATGTTTACCATTATGGGGATCAAAGCGAGAGACATGCAAGTGGATTTAGCTAGTTCAACTGCGTCTGTTACTAAAGTCATGAAAGCAGCGCCAAGGATGATTGCTGCAATCGAAATTGAATTTGATATGAATGTTATGGTTGATGATAAAACCAAAACCATATTAGAACGAGCGGCGATGACTTGTCCCGTTTTCTTGAGTTTACATTCAGATATCGAAAAGAAAATTAGTTTTAATTGGGGGTAG
- a CDS encoding DUF3820 family protein, with amino-acid sequence MDKNQEQLIKLAHTKMPFGKYEGRYLIDLPEYYVVWYHNKGFPKGELGQQLELIYELKLNGLEELIRNIKKRYPKTR; translated from the coding sequence ATGGATAAAAATCAAGAACAACTCATTAAACTAGCACATACCAAGATGCCTTTTGGTAAATACGAAGGACGCTATTTAATCGATTTACCTGAGTATTACGTAGTCTGGTACCACAATAAAGGATTTCCGAAAGGCGAATTAGGGCAACAACTCGAATTAATTTATGAATTAAAATTAAATGGTTTAGAGGAATTGATACGAAATATTAAAAAAAGGTATCCAAAAACTAGATAA
- a CDS encoding CTP synthase produces MNQTKYIFVTGGVTSSLGKGIIAASLAKLLQARGYRTTIQKFDPYLNVDPGTLNPYEHGECYVTDDGAETDLDLGHYERFLNVPTSQANNVTTGRIYLSVIEKERRGEFLGKTVQVVPHITNEIKDRMQLLGKSGDYDIVITEIGGTVGDIESLPYIESVRQLVWDMGEHNAIVIHLTLVPYLAAAGELKTKPTQHSVKTLMESGIKADILVCRTEHEISNEIRNKLALFCNVKREAVIQSIDASTIYEVPNLMLEEGLDIVALKKLDLPKKVAPDLKTWNTFLKRIKNPKHTVNIGLIGKYVEMQDCYKSILESFIHAGAANETKVNVISIHSEYIDDENIAEKFKGLDGILVAPGFGERGIEGKIAAVRYARENKMPFLGICLGMQMSVIEYSRNVLGLAEANSTEMNSDTPDPVVNLMESQKNVTEKGGTMRLGAWKCQIKPDTLAYKIYGDTMISERHRHRYEFNNEYLGALEKAGLKASGVNPDTGLVEIVEIEDHPFFIGVQYHPEYKSTVVNPHPLFVNFVAAAVQSKKK; encoded by the coding sequence ATGAATCAAACGAAATATATTTTTGTTACAGGTGGTGTGACTTCTTCTTTAGGGAAGGGAATTATTGCAGCATCCTTAGCGAAATTGTTACAAGCCAGAGGATATCGTACAACAATTCAAAAGTTTGATCCTTATTTGAATGTGGATCCGGGGACGTTAAACCCTTATGAACATGGGGAATGTTATGTAACAGATGATGGTGCTGAAACCGATTTGGATTTAGGACACTACGAACGTTTTTTGAATGTTCCTACTTCACAAGCCAATAACGTTACTACAGGTAGAATTTACCTTTCTGTTATTGAGAAAGAAAGAAGAGGAGAATTCCTTGGAAAAACCGTTCAAGTAGTTCCTCATATCACTAACGAAATTAAGGATAGAATGCAATTGCTTGGTAAATCAGGTGATTATGATATCGTTATTACTGAAATTGGTGGAACTGTTGGGGATATTGAATCTTTGCCTTATATCGAATCTGTGCGTCAACTAGTTTGGGACATGGGAGAACATAATGCTATTGTAATACATTTAACGTTAGTTCCTTATCTAGCTGCTGCTGGTGAGTTGAAAACAAAACCTACACAGCACTCTGTAAAAACATTGATGGAAAGCGGTATTAAAGCGGACATCTTAGTATGTAGAACAGAGCACGAAATTTCAAATGAAATTCGTAATAAACTAGCGTTGTTTTGTAATGTAAAAAGAGAAGCTGTTATTCAATCTATCGATGCTTCTACTATATATGAAGTGCCCAATTTAATGCTTGAAGAAGGATTAGATATTGTGGCTTTGAAGAAATTAGACCTGCCTAAAAAAGTAGCTCCAGATTTAAAAACGTGGAACACTTTCTTAAAGAGAATCAAAAACCCAAAACATACTGTAAACATCGGTTTGATTGGGAAATATGTTGAAATGCAAGACTGTTATAAGTCTATTTTAGAATCGTTTATACACGCTGGTGCAGCAAACGAAACTAAAGTTAATGTGATTTCAATTCACTCAGAATACATTGACGACGAAAATATTGCTGAAAAATTCAAAGGTTTAGACGGAATTCTTGTTGCTCCAGGTTTTGGCGAAAGAGGAATCGAAGGGAAAATTGCAGCTGTTCGTTATGCACGTGAAAATAAAATGCCATTTTTGGGTATTTGTTTAGGAATGCAGATGTCGGTTATTGAATATTCAAGAAACGTATTAGGATTAGCAGAGGCTAATTCGACAGAAATGAATAGTGATACTCCAGATCCAGTAGTGAATTTGATGGAAAGTCAAAAAAATGTTACAGAGAAGGGTGGTACAATGCGTCTTGGAGCTTGGAAATGTCAAATCAAGCCTGATACTTTAGCATACAAAATTTACGGAGACACAATGATTTCTGAACGTCACCGTCACCGTTATGAATTCAATAATGAATATCTTGGTGCACTAGAAAAAGCAGGTTTAAAGGCTTCTGGTGTAAATCCAGATACAGGATTGGTTGAAATAGTAGAGATCGAAGATCATCCATTTTTCATTGGAGTACAATACCATCCAGAATATAAGAGTACTGTGGTAAATCCACACCCTCTTTTTGTAAACTTCGTTGCAGCAGCTGTACAATCAAAAAAGAAATAA
- the yidC gene encoding membrane protein insertase YidC has protein sequence MEEKKFDPNSLIGFALIFGILIWIMYQNKPDEAKIAAEKAQKELVAKEIIKTEEVAKTITSVAVTPGDSLQVAQLQKSLGSFAFSATLPSAKEDFTTIENELVSLKIANKGGYIVEATLKNFERFKKGSGELVKLIQDNNSSLNIQLFTKDNHTLNTKDLFFEPTLTKNGDDQILSMRLKSADNAYLEYKYVLKADNYMLDFEIQTQGLSNALVTSKPLELQWDLKTYANEKSITYENRYAEMYFEYEDEKTDYLGQGTDKTDNPEKVSYIAFKQHFFSSILLSNEPFSKAELYSNNLVIDQDVDTTFTKQFKAQVPLAFKNGEIDQKMNWYFGPTDYTLLKSYDKNLEAIVPLGWGIFGWINRHAFIPLYGLLSAFMEHGWAIILFTILIKLLMSPITYKSFLSQAKMKVLKPEIAELGEKFKKDPMKKQQETMKLYNKAGVNPMAGCIPGLLQMPVFYALFQFFPSAIGLRQKPFLWADDLSSFDSVYELPFRIPAYGNHISLFPILASIAIFFYMKLTTGDQQMAAPAQEGMPDMAKMMKIMIYVSPLMMLFFFNSYASGLSLYYFISNLISIGLLLVIKNYIVDEDKIHAQIQENKKKEPKKPSKFQQKLQDVMEQQEANKAQQKKK, from the coding sequence ATGGAAGAAAAAAAATTTGATCCCAATTCGTTAATCGGTTTTGCATTGATATTTGGAATATTAATTTGGATAATGTACCAAAATAAACCAGATGAAGCCAAAATTGCTGCTGAAAAAGCACAAAAAGAATTGGTTGCTAAAGAAATAATTAAAACGGAAGAAGTAGCTAAAACAATTACATCAGTAGCTGTTACTCCCGGAGATTCTCTACAAGTTGCTCAATTGCAAAAGTCATTAGGAAGTTTTGCTTTTTCGGCTACTTTACCGTCTGCAAAAGAAGATTTTACTACAATCGAAAATGAATTAGTTAGCTTAAAAATAGCTAATAAAGGGGGGTATATTGTTGAAGCTACTTTGAAGAATTTTGAAAGATTCAAAAAAGGTTCAGGGGAATTAGTGAAGCTAATCCAAGACAATAATTCGAGTTTAAACATTCAATTGTTTACCAAAGACAACCATACTTTAAATACTAAAGATTTGTTTTTTGAGCCTACACTAACTAAAAATGGTGATGATCAAATTCTTTCTATGCGTTTAAAATCCGCGGATAATGCTTATTTAGAATATAAATATGTGTTGAAAGCGGATAATTATATGCTTGATTTTGAAATTCAAACACAAGGGTTAAGCAATGCTTTGGTTACTTCAAAACCATTAGAATTACAATGGGATTTAAAAACTTATGCTAACGAAAAAAGTATTACTTACGAAAATCGTTATGCTGAAATGTATTTTGAATACGAAGATGAAAAAACAGATTATTTAGGACAAGGTACTGATAAAACTGATAATCCTGAAAAAGTATCTTATATCGCCTTCAAACAACACTTTTTCTCTTCTATATTATTGAGTAATGAACCTTTTTCGAAAGCGGAATTGTACTCTAACAACTTAGTAATTGACCAAGATGTAGATACTACTTTCACCAAACAATTTAAAGCACAAGTACCTTTGGCTTTTAAAAACGGTGAAATTGACCAAAAAATGAACTGGTATTTTGGACCAACAGATTACACACTTTTAAAATCGTATGACAAAAACTTAGAAGCAATTGTTCCATTAGGTTGGGGGATTTTCGGTTGGATCAACCGTCATGCTTTTATTCCTTTGTACGGTTTATTGAGTGCGTTTATGGAACATGGTTGGGCAATTATTTTGTTTACCATTTTGATTAAATTATTGATGTCTCCGATAACTTATAAATCATTTTTGTCACAAGCAAAAATGAAAGTTTTGAAGCCAGAAATTGCTGAATTGGGTGAGAAGTTCAAAAAAGACCCAATGAAGAAGCAACAGGAAACCATGAAATTATACAATAAAGCGGGAGTGAATCCTATGGCGGGTTGTATTCCAGGTTTGTTGCAAATGCCGGTGTTTTATGCCTTATTTCAGTTCTTCCCATCTGCTATTGGTTTAAGACAGAAACCGTTCCTTTGGGCAGACGATTTATCATCATTTGACTCGGTTTACGAATTACCATTCCGTATCCCAGCTTACGGGAACCATATTAGTTTGTTCCCGATTTTAGCGTCTATCGCCATTTTCTTCTATATGAAATTGACAACGGGTGACCAACAAATGGCTGCTCCAGCGCAAGAAGGAATGCCGGACATGGCTAAGATGATGAAAATCATGATTTATGTTTCACCATTAATGATGTTGTTTTTCTTCAATAGTTACGCATCAGGATTGAGTTTGTACTACTTTATTTCCAACTTAATCTCAATCGGATTGTTATTGGTTATCAAGAATTATATTGTGGATGAAGATAAAATTCACGCTCAAATTCAAGAAAACAAAAAGAAAGAGCCTAAAAAGCCAAGTAAGTTCCAACAAAAATTACAAGATGTAATGGAGCAACAAGAGGCTAACAAAGCACAACAAAAAAAGAAATAA
- the mnmA gene encoding tRNA 2-thiouridine(34) synthase MnmA — protein MKRVVVGLSGGVDSSVAAYLLQQQGYEVIGLFMKNWHDDSVTISNDCPWLEDSNDALLVAEKLGIPFQTVDLSEEYKEKIVDYMFNEYEKGRTPNPDVLCNREIKFDVFMKIALSLGADYVATGHYCRKTEIQLEGETVYQLKAGADNNKDQSYFLCQLSQDQLSKALFPIGELTKPEVREIAAEMELVTAEKKDSQGLCFIGKVRLPEFLQQKLQPKEGLIIQIDAADSIYAVEKPEGLSELESIIQASKKIEYTPTMGKVVGKHQGAHYFTVGQRKGLNVGGTKEALFVIATNVETNTIYTGMGAQHPGLFRKALFVDKPEVHWVRTDLALKNGETLEVMARIRYRQPLQKATLYQVEEGMFVSFEDPQSAITEGQFVAWHHEDELLGSGVIS, from the coding sequence ATGAAACGTGTCGTAGTAGGTCTTTCAGGAGGAGTTGATTCAAGTGTAGCAGCTTATTTGTTGCAACAACAAGGCTATGAGGTAATTGGACTATTCATGAAAAACTGGCATGACGATTCGGTTACTATTTCTAATGATTGTCCTTGGCTGGAGGATAGTAATGACGCTTTATTAGTAGCTGAAAAACTAGGGATTCCTTTCCAAACAGTTGATTTAAGCGAAGAATATAAAGAAAAAATTGTGGACTATATGTTCAATGAATACGAAAAAGGGCGTACTCCAAACCCTGACGTACTTTGTAATCGCGAAATAAAATTTGATGTTTTTATGAAAATTGCTTTAAGTCTTGGAGCGGATTATGTAGCCACAGGACATTACTGCAGAAAAACAGAAATCCAATTAGAAGGTGAAACCGTCTATCAGTTAAAAGCAGGCGCGGATAATAATAAAGATCAATCTTATTTTCTTTGTCAGTTATCACAAGATCAGTTATCTAAAGCTTTATTTCCAATTGGAGAATTGACAAAACCAGAAGTAAGAGAAATTGCCGCCGAAATGGAATTGGTTACCGCCGAAAAGAAAGACTCACAAGGACTTTGTTTTATCGGAAAAGTACGTCTACCAGAGTTTTTACAACAAAAATTACAACCTAAAGAAGGTTTGATTATCCAAATTGATGCCGCAGATTCTATTTATGCCGTTGAAAAACCGGAAGGCTTGTCAGAATTAGAGTCAATCATCCAAGCTTCTAAAAAAATAGAGTACACTCCTACGATGGGAAAAGTAGTGGGAAAACACCAAGGTGCTCATTATTTTACAGTCGGTCAACGCAAAGGATTAAATGTAGGTGGAACTAAAGAAGCCTTATTTGTCATAGCAACTAATGTAGAAACCAATACTATCTACACGGGAATGGGAGCCCAGCATCCTGGATTATTCAGGAAAGCCTTGTTTGTTGATAAACCTGAAGTACACTGGGTTCGTACGGATTTAGCCTTGAAGAATGGAGAAACACTGGAAGTAATGGCTCGTATTCGTTACAGACAACCTTTGCAAAAAGCAACTTTATATCAAGTTGAAGAAGGTATGTTTGTCAGTTTTGAAGATCCTCAATCTGCAATCACCGAAGGACAGTTTGTAGCTTGGCATCATGAAGATGAGTTACTTGGTTCAGGGGTAATTTCTTAG
- a CDS encoding S8 family serine peptidase yields the protein MKKITLLLVFLVSLTAWSQDDAWVYFNAKSNEQVYYDSPLSMLSQRALDRRFKQNIALDFKDIPINPSYISQVKSVDGITVLAKSKWLNALHIRGSVSTINSLKSFGFVSNVHFADKSLNITAKSVNTSKSKIESKISNSRVNFAYGTSDNQIKMLKGDALHQQNYTGSGLIIAVLDAGFPGVNTVQPFQRLRDNNKILGGYDFVTRNANFYAGNNHGTYVLSSMGGYKENALVGTAPDASYYLFITEDNSQENPVEESYWVEAAEKADSLGVDIINTSLGYLGDHTNPAYNHTYEDMTGDATFISKGANIAFSRGMIVVASAGNDGTESEPHIGSPADAFSVLAVGAVTANGSKASFSSIGPSYDGRVKPDVMAQGQSTVLSDENGNIIAASGTSFSGPIMAGMVACLWQAFPNKSNQEIKDMIVNSADKFSTPSPQYGYGIPDFNLALGLQFPDMEEDVMGAIHLNPNPTASLVKVSFPQSVQGVNVVFYSVSGNKVLDYKNIVSDAPISLESLESGTYIYKLEFNSSIKTGKIIKL from the coding sequence TTGAAAAAAATCACACTATTATTGGTCTTTCTAGTTTCCTTGACTGCTTGGTCTCAGGACGATGCATGGGTTTATTTTAATGCTAAATCCAATGAACAAGTGTATTATGATTCTCCTTTGAGTATGCTTTCACAAAGAGCCCTAGATAGACGTTTCAAACAAAATATCGCCTTAGATTTTAAAGATATTCCAATTAATCCATCTTATATTAGCCAAGTAAAATCAGTTGACGGGATTACTGTTTTGGCTAAATCCAAATGGTTGAATGCACTTCATATTCGTGGTTCTGTCTCGACAATTAATTCATTAAAATCATTTGGTTTTGTAAGTAACGTCCATTTTGCAGATAAATCATTAAATATAACCGCAAAATCAGTCAATACTTCAAAATCAAAAATAGAATCCAAAATCAGTAATAGCCGCGTGAATTTTGCGTACGGAACCTCCGATAATCAAATAAAAATGCTGAAAGGTGACGCTTTACACCAACAAAATTATACCGGTTCAGGGTTAATTATTGCGGTTTTAGATGCCGGTTTTCCGGGTGTGAATACGGTGCAACCCTTTCAACGTTTAAGAGATAATAACAAAATTTTAGGAGGCTATGATTTTGTGACTCGAAATGCAAATTTTTATGCGGGAAACAACCATGGAACCTATGTGTTGTCAAGCATGGGGGGCTACAAAGAAAACGCTTTAGTAGGTACGGCTCCAGATGCATCATATTATTTATTCATTACAGAAGATAATTCACAAGAAAACCCAGTGGAAGAATCCTATTGGGTGGAAGCTGCAGAAAAAGCAGATAGTTTAGGTGTCGATATTATTAATACCTCTTTAGGGTATTTGGGGGATCATACAAATCCAGCTTATAATCATACTTATGAAGACATGACAGGTGATGCTACTTTTATTTCTAAAGGGGCTAACATTGCTTTTTCAAGAGGAATGATTGTAGTGGCCTCAGCAGGAAATGATGGAACTGAATCCGAGCCTCATATAGGTTCTCCTGCAGATGCTTTTTCAGTTCTGGCTGTAGGTGCAGTTACTGCTAATGGGAGTAAAGCTAGTTTTAGTTCAATTGGACCTTCTTATGATGGTAGGGTCAAGCCAGATGTAATGGCACAAGGACAATCTACTGTTTTGTCTGATGAAAACGGTAATATAATTGCAGCCAGTGGAACTTCTTTCTCGGGGCCTATTATGGCAGGAATGGTAGCTTGTTTGTGGCAAGCTTTTCCTAATAAATCCAATCAAGAAATTAAAGATATGATTGTGAATTCAGCCGATAAATTTTCGACTCCTAGTCCTCAATACGGATATGGTATACCTGATTTTAATTTGGCTTTGGGATTGCAATTCCCAGATATGGAAGAGGATGTTATGGGGGCTATTCATTTGAATCCTAATCCTACAGCAAGTCTTGTGAAAGTAAGTTTTCCACAATCTGTACAGGGAGTCAATGTCGTTTTCTATTCGGTATCAGGGAATAAAGTATTGGACTACAAAAATATAGTTTCGGATGCGCCAATATCATTGGAATCTTTAGAAAGTGGTACCTATATTTATAAATTAGAATTTAATAGCTCTATCAAAACAGGAAAAATTATTAAACTATAA
- a CDS encoding nitronate monooxygenase gives MNRITQLFNIQYPIIQAGMVWVSGYKLASAVSNAGGLGLIGSGSMYPEVLREHIQKCKKATSKPFGVNVPLLYPNIEEIIKIIIEEGVKIVFTSAGNPKTWTPILKENGITVVHVVSSATFALKAQAAGVNAVVAEGFEAGGHNGREETTTFTLIPMVKEQIHIPLIAAGGIATGQGMLAAMVLGADAVQVGSRFAASKESSAHENFKNLIVAVKEGDTQLTLKEITPVRLIKNKFYQEVQELYKSCPTTDDLKTLLGRSRAKKGMFEGDLEQGELEIGQVAGIIHEVKTATDIVTSMVKEYEEARIAIQNNSII, from the coding sequence ATGAATAGAATTACCCAACTTTTTAATATTCAATATCCAATAATTCAAGCTGGAATGGTTTGGGTCAGTGGCTATAAGCTTGCCAGTGCTGTTAGTAATGCTGGAGGATTGGGATTAATCGGTTCAGGTTCTATGTATCCGGAAGTTTTGCGAGAGCATATACAAAAATGTAAAAAAGCCACTTCAAAACCTTTTGGTGTCAACGTTCCTTTGTTGTATCCAAATATTGAAGAAATAATAAAAATTATTATTGAAGAAGGGGTGAAAATTGTTTTTACTTCGGCAGGGAACCCTAAAACTTGGACGCCAATTTTGAAAGAAAATGGAATTACCGTTGTTCATGTTGTGAGCAGTGCTACATTTGCATTAAAAGCACAGGCAGCTGGAGTAAATGCTGTGGTGGCGGAAGGTTTTGAAGCTGGAGGTCACAATGGAAGAGAAGAAACCACTACTTTTACGCTGATTCCAATGGTTAAAGAACAAATCCATATTCCATTAATAGCCGCGGGAGGCATTGCAACTGGACAAGGGATGTTAGCCGCCATGGTGCTAGGTGCTGATGCGGTACAGGTAGGAAGTCGTTTTGCAGCTTCTAAAGAATCTTCTGCTCATGAAAATTTCAAGAATTTGATTGTAGCGGTAAAAGAAGGAGATACACAGTTGACTTTGAAAGAAATAACTCCAGTGCGATTGATAAAAAATAAATTTTATCAAGAAGTTCAGGAATTGTATAAAAGTTGCCCAACTACGGATGATTTAAAGACTTTGTTAGGTCGCTCTAGAGCAAAAAAAGGAATGTTTGAAGGTGATTTAGAACAAGGCGAACTCGAAATAGGGCAAGTAGCAGGAATAATACATGAGGTAAAAACAGCCACAGATATTGTAACATCTATGGTAAAAGAATATGAAGAAGCAAGAATAGCAATACAAAATAATAGTATTATCTAA
- a CDS encoding DUF1569 domain-containing protein codes for MNNLYNQNDVKGILKRLENLQPNLERQWGKMYIAQMLAHTNISLETALGQNSPKRMFIGRIIGGFLKKKFLNDKPMDINSPTDKNYVFTDKKEFEKEKSKAIQSVKQFYENGAEKCTKYPHSFFGNFTAEEWAVLQWKHFDHHLRQFGA; via the coding sequence ATGAATAACTTATACAATCAAAATGATGTCAAAGGTATTTTAAAAAGATTAGAAAACCTTCAACCAAACTTAGAAAGACAATGGGGCAAAATGTACATAGCTCAAATGTTGGCTCATACTAACATATCTCTTGAGACAGCATTGGGACAAAATTCTCCAAAAAGAATGTTCATTGGCCGTATTATTGGAGGTTTCCTCAAAAAGAAATTTCTAAATGATAAACCAATGGACATAAACTCGCCAACAGATAAAAACTATGTCTTTACAGATAAAAAGGAATTTGAAAAAGAAAAAAGCAAAGCAATTCAAAGTGTAAAGCAATTTTATGAAAATGGAGCTGAAAAATGCACCAAATACCCTCATTCTTTTTTTGGAAATTTCACAGCAGAAGAATGGGCAGTTTTACAATGGAAACATTTTGATCATCATTTAAGACAATTTGGAGCATAA
- a CDS encoding DUF4268 domain-containing protein → MYSKEESQKIKREFWVSFAEKHPRKWVLYDTKIKDFSFKFFVDNKKAQVLIDIEHRSAEKRTAYFEKLEALRSILEEEFIKDLVFEKEYVLESGKTISRIWVEKQGVGFSNRYHWDAIFDFFFEKMNALELFYLEYDEFIKDIE, encoded by the coding sequence ATGTACAGTAAAGAAGAATCACAAAAGATAAAAAGAGAATTCTGGGTTAGTTTTGCCGAAAAACATCCACGTAAATGGGTTTTGTACGATACTAAAATCAAAGATTTTTCTTTTAAGTTTTTTGTAGATAACAAAAAAGCACAAGTATTAATTGACATTGAGCACCGTAGTGCTGAAAAACGTACCGCTTATTTTGAAAAACTGGAAGCCTTGAGAAGTATTCTTGAAGAGGAATTCATCAAAGACTTGGTTTTCGAAAAAGAGTATGTATTAGAAAGTGGTAAAACTATCAGTCGTATTTGGGTCGAAAAACAAGGAGTAGGTTTTAGTAACCGCTACCATTGGGATGCTATTTTTGATTTCTTTTTCGAAAAAATGAATGCTTTAGAATTGTTTTATCTAGAATATGACGAGTTTATTAAGGACATTGAATAG